In Hemicordylus capensis ecotype Gifberg chromosome 13, rHemCap1.1.pri, whole genome shotgun sequence, a single window of DNA contains:
- the DHRS7B gene encoding dehydrogenase/reductase SDR family member 7B isoform X3 translates to MDLASTTLLFLLSGSLGVFGLFRLLQRMRGKAYLKDAVVVITGATSGLGKECAKAFHAAGSKLVLCGRNGERLQDLLRELSAAAGHPKNPHKHHTVIFDLSDIKAVVNAAGEILKCVDHVDILINNAGISYRGTILDTVVEVDRKVMETNYFGPIALTKAILPSMIKRRQGHIVAISSVQGKIGIPFRSAYAASKHATQAFFDCLRAEVEQYNVEVTVVSPGYIQTNLSLNAITADGTQYGVMDKTTREGAAAAEVAQAVLHAVGEKKKEVLIAGFLPALAVYLRTLCPRLFFTAMAARARKEKKAKDS, encoded by the exons ATGGATCTCGCTTCCACCACTCTCCTCTTCCTGCTTTCTGGCAGCCTGGGGGTCTTTGGCCTCTTCCGGCTGCTGCAGCGAATGCGAGGGAAGGCCTACCTCAAGGATGCCGTGGTGGTGATCACTGGAGCTACTTCTGGACTGGGGAAAG AATGTGCCAAAGCCTTCCATGCTGCTGGGTCAAAACTGGTGCTGTGTGGTAGGAATGGAGAAAGACTGCAAGACCTTCTGCGGGAGCTCTCAGCGGCTGCTGGTCACCCAAAGAAC CCCCATAAACATCACACTGTGATCTTTGACCTCTCAGACATCAAAGCAGTAGTTAATGCTGCTGGGGAGATCTTGAAATGTGTGGATCACGTGGACATCCTGATCAACAATGCTGGGATCAGTTACCGGGGCACCATTTTGGACACTGTGGTTGAGGTGGACAGGAAAGTGATGGAAACCAACTACTTTGGCCCGATTGCATTGACAAAAG CAATTCTGCCTTCGATGATCAAGAGAAGACAAGGTCACATCGTGGCCATCAGCAGTGTTCAAGGCAAAATTGGCATCCCTTTCCGCTCTGCCT ATGCAGCCTCCAAGCATGCCACCCAGGCCTTCTTTGACTGCCTGAGAGCAGAAGTGGAGCAATACAACGTGGAGGTGACGGTGGTGAGCCCCGGCTACATTCAGACCAACCTGTCGCTTAACGCGATCACCGCAGATGGGACCCAGTATGGAG TGATGGACAAGACGACCAGGGAAGGCGCGGCAGCTGCGGAGGTGGCTCAGGCGGTTCTCCACGCagtgggggagaagaaaaaggaggTCCTGATTGCCGGCTTCCTGCCTGCTCTGGCGGTGTACCTGCGGACCCTCTGCCCCCGGCTCTTCTTCACAGCTATGGCCGCTAGAGCgcggaaagaaaagaaagccaaGGACTCTTAG
- the DHRS7B gene encoding dehydrogenase/reductase SDR family member 7B isoform X2, with product MGPGGEIVPRLVRRSRSPRGKLMDLASTTLLFLLSGSLGVFGLFRLLQRMRGKAYLKDAVVVITGATSGLGKECAKAFHAAGSKLVLCGRNGERLQDLLRELSAAAGHPKNPHKHHTVIFDLSDIKAVVNAAGEILKCVDHVDILINNAGISYRGTILDTVVEVDRKVMETNYFGPIALTKAILPSMIKRRQGHIVAISSVQGKIGIPFRSALMDKTTREGAAAAEVAQAVLHAVGEKKKEVLIAGFLPALAVYLRTLCPRLFFTAMAARARKEKKAKDS from the exons GAGGAGCCGCAGCCCCAGAGGGAAGCTGATGGATCTCGCTTCCACCACTCTCCTCTTCCTGCTTTCTGGCAGCCTGGGGGTCTTTGGCCTCTTCCGGCTGCTGCAGCGAATGCGAGGGAAGGCCTACCTCAAGGATGCCGTGGTGGTGATCACTGGAGCTACTTCTGGACTGGGGAAAG AATGTGCCAAAGCCTTCCATGCTGCTGGGTCAAAACTGGTGCTGTGTGGTAGGAATGGAGAAAGACTGCAAGACCTTCTGCGGGAGCTCTCAGCGGCTGCTGGTCACCCAAAGAAC CCCCATAAACATCACACTGTGATCTTTGACCTCTCAGACATCAAAGCAGTAGTTAATGCTGCTGGGGAGATCTTGAAATGTGTGGATCACGTGGACATCCTGATCAACAATGCTGGGATCAGTTACCGGGGCACCATTTTGGACACTGTGGTTGAGGTGGACAGGAAAGTGATGGAAACCAACTACTTTGGCCCGATTGCATTGACAAAAG CAATTCTGCCTTCGATGATCAAGAGAAGACAAGGTCACATCGTGGCCATCAGCAGTGTTCAAGGCAAAATTGGCATCCCTTTCCGCTCTGCCT TGATGGACAAGACGACCAGGGAAGGCGCGGCAGCTGCGGAGGTGGCTCAGGCGGTTCTCCACGCagtgggggagaagaaaaaggaggTCCTGATTGCCGGCTTCCTGCCTGCTCTGGCGGTGTACCTGCGGACCCTCTGCCCCCGGCTCTTCTTCACAGCTATGGCCGCTAGAGCgcggaaagaaaagaaagccaaGGACTCTTAG
- the DHRS7B gene encoding dehydrogenase/reductase SDR family member 7B isoform X1, whose protein sequence is MGPGGEIVPRLVRRSRSPRGKLMDLASTTLLFLLSGSLGVFGLFRLLQRMRGKAYLKDAVVVITGATSGLGKECAKAFHAAGSKLVLCGRNGERLQDLLRELSAAAGHPKNPHKHHTVIFDLSDIKAVVNAAGEILKCVDHVDILINNAGISYRGTILDTVVEVDRKVMETNYFGPIALTKAILPSMIKRRQGHIVAISSVQGKIGIPFRSAYAASKHATQAFFDCLRAEVEQYNVEVTVVSPGYIQTNLSLNAITADGTQYGVMDKTTREGAAAAEVAQAVLHAVGEKKKEVLIAGFLPALAVYLRTLCPRLFFTAMAARARKEKKAKDS, encoded by the exons GAGGAGCCGCAGCCCCAGAGGGAAGCTGATGGATCTCGCTTCCACCACTCTCCTCTTCCTGCTTTCTGGCAGCCTGGGGGTCTTTGGCCTCTTCCGGCTGCTGCAGCGAATGCGAGGGAAGGCCTACCTCAAGGATGCCGTGGTGGTGATCACTGGAGCTACTTCTGGACTGGGGAAAG AATGTGCCAAAGCCTTCCATGCTGCTGGGTCAAAACTGGTGCTGTGTGGTAGGAATGGAGAAAGACTGCAAGACCTTCTGCGGGAGCTCTCAGCGGCTGCTGGTCACCCAAAGAAC CCCCATAAACATCACACTGTGATCTTTGACCTCTCAGACATCAAAGCAGTAGTTAATGCTGCTGGGGAGATCTTGAAATGTGTGGATCACGTGGACATCCTGATCAACAATGCTGGGATCAGTTACCGGGGCACCATTTTGGACACTGTGGTTGAGGTGGACAGGAAAGTGATGGAAACCAACTACTTTGGCCCGATTGCATTGACAAAAG CAATTCTGCCTTCGATGATCAAGAGAAGACAAGGTCACATCGTGGCCATCAGCAGTGTTCAAGGCAAAATTGGCATCCCTTTCCGCTCTGCCT ATGCAGCCTCCAAGCATGCCACCCAGGCCTTCTTTGACTGCCTGAGAGCAGAAGTGGAGCAATACAACGTGGAGGTGACGGTGGTGAGCCCCGGCTACATTCAGACCAACCTGTCGCTTAACGCGATCACCGCAGATGGGACCCAGTATGGAG TGATGGACAAGACGACCAGGGAAGGCGCGGCAGCTGCGGAGGTGGCTCAGGCGGTTCTCCACGCagtgggggagaagaaaaaggaggTCCTGATTGCCGGCTTCCTGCCTGCTCTGGCGGTGTACCTGCGGACCCTCTGCCCCCGGCTCTTCTTCACAGCTATGGCCGCTAGAGCgcggaaagaaaagaaagccaaGGACTCTTAG